The sequence below is a genomic window from Candidatus Acidiferrales bacterium.
ATGACTTGCTTTTGCCCTTTCGGCCGCCCCAGTCGGCAAGATAAACGCTGCGGGATTGCGTGGCGCGAATTCCGACAGCGATATTCCTATAGATAGCAGATTTAGCGAGGGCGCGCAATCGGGATGGCGTCAAGACGGGAGTTACCCGGTGGCGTGGCCCCCGACATGCGCTCAATGCGATACACGGGAAGCTGGTGCGCTTCGAAATAGTTGCGCATCATCAACTCGCCGAGAAGCCCAACAGAGAGGAACTGAAATCCGAAGAGGCACAGCAGCAAGCCAAGAATCAAAAGAGGACCGTGCTGGACGAAGAGTTGCGCTCCGCGGAACACTTTGTCGATGAACAAAAACCCGAGAATGGAACCGCCAGTCAAAAAACTGATAACGCCGACGGGCCCGAAAAACTGCAAAGGGCGCGCCATATAGCGGAGGAGGAATCGAATGGTGATCAAGTCGAAGAAAACACGCGAGGTTCGAGAAATACCATAATGCGATTTGCCCTCGGGGCGAGGAATATTGCGAATGGGAACCTCGATGACCCTGGCGCCGTTCAGCGACGCCAAAGCCGGGATGAAACGATGCAATTCGCCATAGAGGCGCACGTCCTTGATCGTTTCGCGACGATACACCTTGAAAGTCGTACCAAAGTCGTGGATGTTCACGCCGGAAAGTTTGGCCATCGCCCAGTTCGCAACCCGCGAAGGGACGCGGCGGAAGAAAAAATTATCGACACGCTTCTGACGCCATCCGCTGACGATATCGCAATCGGAAGATTCAAGGGCATCGATCATCCGAGGGATATCGGCGGGATCGTGTTGCAGGTCGCCATCCATGGACAGGATGATCTCGCCCGCTGCGTAATCGAAACCAGCGGCCAAGGCTACGGTCTGCCCGTAATTCTTCTTCAACCGGAGAAAAGTGACCCGCGGATCTTCTTGTGCCAAATCGGAGAGGATTTGCGGCGTAGCATCGGAGCTATGGTCGTCAACAAAGATAAACTCGACGGGATCATAGTGACCTGTCATCACCTCGGAGAGGCGACGATGCAGTTCGCGGATGCTCCCTTGCTCGTTGAGCATGGGGATGACCACAGAGTATTTGGGAGGTGTCGTAGCGATCTGGCGCATGGCGTTGCTCAAAGTTGGCGAAAATCAATCAGCTGTATTTTATGCTTCTTCACTGCATCTGACACAGATGCATCGACCAAACCTTTCAATTCCGTTTCGCGCTCCCTCTTCAGGCGAGTCGCTGAGCCTTCCAAGTCCTGGTCATACTCGCCCGGGTGACACATGAGCTCGCTGGTTCCCTCGGGCAGCGAAGCTGCGGTATCTATAATCGCCAGAATGGCCTGCCGATTCAATGCCCCCGTTGCGGCAACACCCCAGAAGTAATCAGGGGAGCGCAAACCATGCGAACGGGAAAGTTCATCAAAGCGGCCTTCCCAGCGACGAGCAGCGCGAGCCAACGCGCGTTGCTTCCAAGATGCCTTCCTGCGAGCGCGCGGCCGCGGAGGTGCGCCGGTGCTCTCAAATGGCCTGCGAATTCGCGTAATGCCGTGTTCGCCGGCTACGACCATGAGAGCTTCCATGACCTGCGGATGGCAATGCGTATGCTTGTGCGAGTCAAGATGGGTGATTTCGATACCGGCGGACCTTACGCGCTCAATTTGAGCGCGGATCTCCTGCCGAATGTCTTCTTTTCGGATTCGATTCGTCGTCAATTTCGCGACGAGAATTGCCAAAGATGAAGGAAGATTCCCATTAGCGTCCGAAAGAGAGCTCCGTCCTTGCATGCGGGAGACGGCTTTGCCGCCAACCAAGACCAAGTGACAGCCGACTCCGAGTTTCGGATTGGCGCGGGCAAGCGCGACTGCATCTTCAAAGGCTGAGCCGGAGGCCATGATGGTCGTGCTGGTGAGGATGCCATGAAGATGCGCGCGAATGATGCCAGCGTTGACGCCGCGCGTGAAACCAAAATCGTCCGCATTGACGATGAGACGTCTCATTCATTCAAAATTTTCATCTTGTTGAAGACAAATCATATCACGGAGTAGCTGTGCCGGCGGAGCATGCGCATCCTGGCCGCGACAAATATCCGACGAGCTCTGCGCGTGCCAATCTGCAACGTTTTTCTTGAGATGCGCCAAGCAGCGACAGATTTCAACAGTTGTGTTGAAAACCTTGTGGAAAATTGTGTTACGCGCATCTTAAACGCGCGCGATTCAAGCGCCTAATCCTCTTTGCACAAAGTTAGTGCATTCAGCGAAGCCAAGCGAAGCACGCTTCATGGACTCAAGACGAGAAGGAGAGCAACAGAAAAGGCAGTTTCAGTACCAATGGTAAGGCGGTTGCATGGTGATGTTGATTGTCATTTTGTCTTTGTCGAGGACATAATACTGGCCAAAGGGCTTCCATCCGTCCTTCACAACTTGGATCATGATTTTCTTTTGCGGGACATCCTTCACTCGGGTAATCCCTTTGAGGTCCGTCTTCAAGTCCAGCTCAATCTGCTCTGGATGCCGAAGGAAACGCGGCTCATCGTAGCGGACATAGACGCTGGCGTTGTCAATTGGCACGGCCTTGGGCGCACCTGTGATGATAATCTTGAGGTCAGTAACGGCATCCTTTGCATCGCCGGCGCTCTTTGAAGGCTTCGCCGAAGACTGAGCGAGAGAGGCTCCTGCTGCTAACGCAAAGAAGAGCACGGGAAGGGCGGCGTTTCGGAAAAACGATCGCATTGGAAGATTTTTCATAACCAATGGCGCGCAGCGCGCGCTGGATATACGCCTAGCGACCCCCGATTGACGGCTGCACATCCTCTGCGATACTTTCAATCGGCCGTTTACGGCTGTGACGCAAAGTTCGAGGTCCTTATTTCTTTTATACCCGCGGCGGGGATTTCGCAACGGAAATCGAAGCCGCCAATGAAACTGTAGGCGGACATTATGCAATTCTCCGCAGCCCATGAAAAGCCAGAGGAGGCTTCGCGATGGGATTTTCGACGGACGCCATTCACGTAGGGCAAGAACCGGATCCTTCGACAGGGTCAATCGTTGCGCCTATCTATCAGACTTCGACATACGTGCAGCCTGCGCTGGGCGAGAATAAGGGATACGACTACGCCAGGACGAACCATCCCAACCGCAAAGCCCTGGAACGAACCATTGCGAAACTAGAGGGCGGAGCGGCGGCGTACGTTTTCACTTCGGGAATGGCAGCAATTGACTGCGTTTTCCGCTTGCTGCGGCCGGGCGACCACGCCATTCTCTCGCGGGCCGTATACGGCGGAGTTTACCGGCTATCGACCCAGTTTCTTGTACAGCTTGGACTGGAATTCAGCTTTACAGACACTTCCTGCCTCGAAGCGATCCAACGAGATATACGCCCAACAACCAAGATGATTTACGTCGAGACACCTACGAATCCGACGATGATCGTGACGGATATTGCGGCGATTTCCAAGCTGGCGCGCGAGAAAAATATTACGGTTGTAGTGGACAACACCTTCATGAGCCCCTATTTGCAGCAGCCGCTGAGCCTTGGCGCGCACATCGTTGTGCACTCGATGACGAAATACCTGAACGGGCACAGCGATTGCATCGGGGGAGCGGCGATTTTGTCGCGCAAAGAAGATGCGGAGAAAATATACTTTCTGCAACGCTCGGCTGGCGCGGGACTCGCGCCGATGGATTGTTTTCTCGTGTCGCGCGGAATCAAGACTTTGGCCGTGCGCATGGAACGGCACAACGCAAACGGAATGGAAGTTGCCAAGCACCTGGAAGCGCATCCGAAGGTGAAGCGCGTGATTTATCCTGGGCTTGCCTCGCACCCTCAGCACGCAATCGCGAAAAAGCAGCAACGCGGGTTCGGCGCGATGCTGTCGTTTGACGCCGGTTCGCTCGACGCGGCGCGGAGCGTTCTAAACAATGTGAAGCTCTGCTCTCTGGCGGAAAGCCTGGGCGGAGTCGAGACGCTGATTTCCCTTCCCGCTCTGATGACCCATGCTTCCATGCCGAAAGATGTCCGCGAGCAAATCGGGATTACGGACGGGCTGATCCGAC
It includes:
- a CDS encoding glycosyltransferase family 2 protein encodes the protein MRQIATTPPKYSVVIPMLNEQGSIRELHRRLSEVMTGHYDPVEFIFVDDHSSDATPQILSDLAQEDPRVTFLRLKKNYGQTVALAAGFDYAAGEIILSMDGDLQHDPADIPRMIDALESSDCDIVSGWRQKRVDNFFFRRVPSRVANWAMAKLSGVNIHDFGTTFKVYRRETIKDVRLYGELHRFIPALASLNGARVIEVPIRNIPRPEGKSHYGISRTSRVFFDLITIRFLLRYMARPLQFFGPVGVISFLTGGSILGFLFIDKVFRGAQLFVQHGPLLILGLLLCLFGFQFLSVGLLGELMMRNYFEAHQLPVYRIERMSGATPPGNSRLDAIPIARPR
- a CDS encoding ChbG/HpnK family deacetylase, which produces MRRLIVNADDFGFTRGVNAGIIRAHLHGILTSTTIMASGSAFEDAVALARANPKLGVGCHLVLVGGKAVSRMQGRSSLSDANGNLPSSLAILVAKLTTNRIRKEDIRQEIRAQIERVRSAGIEITHLDSHKHTHCHPQVMEALMVVAGEHGITRIRRPFESTGAPPRPRARRKASWKQRALARAARRWEGRFDELSRSHGLRSPDYFWGVAATGALNRQAILAIIDTAASLPEGTSELMCHPGEYDQDLEGSATRLKRERETELKGLVDASVSDAVKKHKIQLIDFRQL
- a CDS encoding PLP-dependent aspartate aminotransferase family protein, with the protein product MGFSTDAIHVGQEPDPSTGSIVAPIYQTSTYVQPALGENKGYDYARTNHPNRKALERTIAKLEGGAAAYVFTSGMAAIDCVFRLLRPGDHAILSRAVYGGVYRLSTQFLVQLGLEFSFTDTSCLEAIQRDIRPTTKMIYVETPTNPTMIVTDIAAISKLAREKNITVVVDNTFMSPYLQQPLSLGAHIVVHSMTKYLNGHSDCIGGAAILSRKEDAEKIYFLQRSAGAGLAPMDCFLVSRGIKTLAVRMERHNANGMEVAKHLEAHPKVKRVIYPGLASHPQHAIAKKQQRGFGAMLSFDAGSLDAARSVLNNVKLCSLAESLGGVETLISLPALMTHASMPKDVREQIGITDGLIRLSVGIEDVEDIIADLDHALAKI